In Amycolatopsis endophytica, the following are encoded in one genomic region:
- a CDS encoding CoA transferase subunit A yields MADKRMTADEVAAEVRDGMTVGIGGWGSRRKPMALVRALLRTPVKDLTVVSYGGPDVGLLCAAGKVKRVVFGFVTLDSIPFDPWFGRARETGAIEVTEYDEGMFGAALSAAAQRLPFLPSRAGLGSEVMRANPELRTVRSPYADGEELVAVPARELDVALVHLNRADARGNAQYLGPDPYFDDVFCLAAKKRFVSVEKVVGTADLTGPVQSLLLNRGSVDGVVEAPRGAHFTTAVPDYGRDERFQKHYAACAKDLDAWPGFVDRFLSGDESRYLSEVDRFEAEAA; encoded by the coding sequence ATGGCCGATAAGCGCATGACCGCCGACGAGGTGGCCGCCGAGGTCCGCGACGGCATGACGGTCGGCATCGGCGGATGGGGTTCCCGGCGCAAGCCGATGGCCCTGGTGCGGGCCCTGCTGCGGACGCCGGTGAAGGACCTGACGGTGGTGTCCTACGGCGGCCCGGACGTCGGTCTGCTGTGCGCGGCGGGCAAGGTCAAGCGCGTCGTCTTCGGGTTCGTCACGCTCGATTCGATCCCGTTCGACCCGTGGTTCGGGCGCGCGCGGGAAACCGGCGCGATCGAGGTGACCGAGTACGACGAGGGCATGTTCGGTGCGGCCCTGTCCGCCGCGGCGCAACGGCTGCCGTTCCTGCCGTCGCGGGCCGGGCTGGGCTCGGAGGTCATGCGGGCCAACCCGGAACTGCGCACGGTCCGGTCGCCCTACGCCGACGGTGAGGAGCTGGTCGCGGTCCCGGCGCGGGAGCTGGATGTGGCGCTGGTGCACCTCAACCGTGCCGATGCCCGGGGCAACGCCCAGTACCTCGGGCCGGACCCGTACTTCGACGACGTGTTCTGCCTGGCTGCGAAGAAGCGGTTCGTCTCGGTCGAAAAGGTGGTGGGGACGGCGGACCTGACCGGGCCGGTGCAGTCGTTGCTGCTCAACCGCGGTTCGGTCGACGGGGTGGTGGAAGCGCCGCGGGGCGCGCACTTCACGACGGCGGTCCCCGACTACGGCCGCGACGAGCGGTTCCAGAAGCACTACGCGGCCTGCGCAAAGGATCTGGACGCGTGGCCCGGGTTCGTCGACCGGTTCCTCTCCGGCGACGAGTCGCGGTATCTGTCCGAAGTGGATCGTTTCGAGGCGGAGGCGGCATGA
- a CDS encoding CoA-transferase subunit beta, producing MSATRAEIAVVAVAELFRGDGEIVASPMGLIPSIGAKLARLTFEPDLLLSDGEAYLVNTDGVVEGWQPFRKMLDTIVPHGRRHVVMGANQVDKFGNQNISAIGDHARPTKQLLGVRGAPGNTANHRTSYWVPRHSKRVFVDAVDIVSGVGYDNAAKAGLKFHDVHRVVTNLGVFDFATPDHSMRALSLHPGVTPEEVAEATSFDLDCTAGDASREPTEEELRLIREVLDPKGLRDKEVPS from the coding sequence ATGAGCGCGACCAGGGCCGAGATCGCCGTCGTGGCGGTGGCCGAGCTGTTCCGTGGCGACGGGGAGATCGTGGCCAGCCCGATGGGCCTCATCCCGTCGATCGGGGCGAAGCTCGCGCGGCTGACGTTCGAACCGGACCTGCTGCTCTCCGACGGCGAGGCGTATCTCGTGAACACCGACGGCGTCGTGGAGGGCTGGCAGCCGTTCCGCAAGATGCTCGACACGATCGTCCCGCACGGACGCCGCCACGTCGTGATGGGCGCCAACCAGGTCGACAAGTTCGGCAACCAGAACATCTCCGCGATCGGCGACCACGCCCGCCCGACGAAGCAACTGCTCGGGGTGCGGGGCGCGCCGGGCAACACGGCCAACCACCGCACCAGCTACTGGGTTCCCCGGCACAGCAAGCGGGTCTTCGTCGACGCCGTCGACATCGTGTCCGGCGTGGGGTACGACAACGCCGCCAAGGCGGGATTGAAGTTCCACGACGTGCACCGCGTGGTGACGAACCTGGGCGTGTTCGACTTCGCGACCCCGGACCACTCGATGCGCGCGCTCTCGCTGCACCCCGGGGTGACCCCCGAGGAAGTCGCGGAGGCCACGTCGTTCGACCTCGACTGCACCGCCGGGGACGCATCCCGTGAGCCGACCGAGGAGGAGCTGCGGCTGATCCGAGAGGTGCTGGACCCGAAGGGCCTGCGGGACAAGGAAGTGCCGTCATGA
- a CDS encoding NAD(P)H-dependent flavin oxidoreductase has product MDTALTRLVGVRHPVVQTGMGWVAGPRLVSATAEAGGLGILASATMTYPELESAIAEVKKRTDQPFGVNLRADAADAGERVDLLVREGVKVASFALAPRKEMIAKLRDHGIVVIPSIGAARHAEKVASWGADAVIVQGGEGGGHTGGVATTLLLPSVLDAVDIPVVAAGGFFDGRGLAAALAYGAAGVAMGTRFLLSKESTVPEEVKRVYLTQGLTGTVVTKRVDGMPHRVLRTELVDKLESTGRVRGVVQAARNALRFRRITGLSLPAVVREGLAMKHGNDLTWSQIVMAANTPMLLRAGLVEGRTDAGVLASGQVVGMIEDLPTVAEIVDGTVARAEEILRRLGGV; this is encoded by the coding sequence CTGGACACCGCGCTGACCCGGCTCGTCGGGGTCCGGCATCCCGTGGTGCAGACGGGGATGGGCTGGGTCGCCGGGCCGCGGCTGGTGTCGGCCACCGCCGAAGCCGGCGGACTCGGCATTCTCGCTTCGGCCACCATGACCTACCCCGAGCTGGAATCGGCTATCGCGGAGGTCAAGAAACGCACCGACCAGCCCTTCGGGGTCAACCTGCGTGCCGACGCGGCGGACGCGGGCGAGCGGGTCGACCTGCTGGTCCGGGAGGGCGTCAAGGTTGCCTCCTTCGCGCTGGCGCCGCGCAAGGAGATGATCGCCAAGCTGCGTGATCACGGGATCGTGGTGATCCCGTCGATCGGCGCGGCCCGGCACGCGGAGAAGGTCGCCTCCTGGGGCGCGGACGCGGTGATCGTGCAGGGCGGTGAAGGCGGCGGGCACACCGGGGGAGTGGCCACGACGCTGCTGCTGCCCTCGGTCCTGGACGCCGTCGACATCCCCGTGGTCGCGGCCGGTGGCTTCTTCGACGGCCGTGGCCTGGCCGCGGCACTGGCCTACGGCGCGGCGGGGGTGGCGATGGGGACGCGGTTCCTGCTGAGCAAGGAAAGCACGGTGCCGGAGGAGGTCAAGCGCGTCTACCTGACGCAGGGATTGACCGGGACCGTCGTGACGAAGCGCGTGGACGGCATGCCGCACCGGGTGCTGCGGACCGAACTGGTGGACAAGCTGGAGTCGACGGGCCGGGTGCGCGGGGTCGTGCAGGCCGCGCGCAACGCCCTGCGGTTCCGGCGCATCACGGGGCTTTCGCTGCCCGCCGTGGTGCGTGAGGGCCTGGCGATGAAGCACGGCAACGACCTGACGTGGAGCCAGATCGTGATGGCGGCCAACACGCCGATGCTCCTGCGCGCCGGCTTGGTCGAGGGCCGCACCGACGCGGGCGTCCTGGCCTCCGGCCAGGTCGTCGGCATGATCGAGGACCTGCCGACGGTGGCCGAGATCGTCGACGGCACGGTCGCCCGGGCGGAGGAGATTCTCCGCCGCCTGGGCGGGGTGTGA
- a CDS encoding acetyl-CoA C-acetyltransferase — translation MPEAFVLDAVRTPVGRRGGALSGWHSADLGAHVIAALIRRCGVDPALVDDVILGCTDTLGPQSGNLARTAWLAAGLPDHVPGVTIDRQCGSSQQAVHFAAQAVLSGTQDLVLAGGVQNMSRIPISAAMLAGREYGFDDPFSGSQGWQDRYGRVEVSQFRSADMIAEHWDLTREAMEAYALSSHQRALAAIDSGRFSAEIAPVEGFSVDEGPRRDTSLERMRGLKPLSEGSRLTAAVASQISDGASATLIASEPFVREHELTPRARIHHVSVRAADPVWMLTGPIPATAHALKKTGLTVDDIDLFEVNEAFASVVLAWLDETGADPARVNVNGGGIALGHPIGATGTKLFATLLHELERRGGRYGLQTMCEGGGTANVTIIERL, via the coding sequence GTGCCCGAAGCATTTGTCCTCGACGCCGTGCGCACGCCGGTCGGCCGCCGTGGTGGCGCCTTGTCCGGGTGGCACTCCGCCGATCTGGGCGCGCACGTGATCGCCGCGCTGATCCGGCGGTGCGGGGTGGACCCGGCCCTGGTCGACGACGTGATCCTGGGCTGCACCGACACCCTCGGCCCGCAGTCCGGCAACCTCGCCCGCACCGCGTGGCTCGCGGCGGGGCTTCCCGATCACGTGCCCGGCGTGACGATCGACCGGCAGTGCGGATCGAGCCAGCAGGCGGTGCACTTCGCGGCGCAGGCGGTGCTGTCCGGGACGCAGGACCTGGTGCTGGCGGGCGGGGTGCAGAACATGAGCCGCATCCCGATCAGCGCCGCGATGCTCGCCGGCCGCGAGTACGGCTTCGACGACCCGTTCTCCGGTTCGCAGGGCTGGCAGGACCGCTACGGCAGGGTGGAGGTGTCACAGTTCCGCAGCGCCGACATGATCGCCGAGCACTGGGACCTCACCCGCGAGGCGATGGAGGCCTACGCGCTGAGCAGCCACCAGCGCGCGCTCGCGGCCATCGACTCCGGCCGGTTCTCGGCGGAAATCGCGCCGGTGGAGGGCTTCTCCGTGGATGAAGGCCCGCGCCGCGACACCAGCCTGGAGCGCATGCGGGGTCTGAAGCCACTCAGCGAGGGCTCCCGGCTGACGGCGGCGGTGGCGAGCCAGATCTCCGACGGCGCCAGCGCCACGCTGATCGCCTCGGAGCCCTTCGTGCGCGAGCACGAACTCACCCCCCGAGCCCGCATCCACCACGTCTCCGTCCGCGCGGCCGATCCGGTGTGGATGCTGACCGGACCGATCCCCGCGACCGCGCACGCGCTCAAGAAAACCGGCCTCACCGTGGACGACATCGACCTGTTCGAGGTCAACGAGGCGTTCGCGAGCGTCGTACTGGCCTGGCTCGACGAAACGGGCGCCGACCCCGCGCGGGTCAACGTCAACGGCGGCGGAATCGCCCTCGGCCACCCGATCGGCGCCACCGGCACCAAGCTGTTCGCGACGCTCCTGCACGAACTGGAGCGCCGCGGCGGCCGCTACGGCCTGCAGACGATGTGCGAAGGCGGCGGCACCGCCAACGTCACCATCATCGAACGTCTCTGA
- a CDS encoding SDR family oxidoreductase: MIPQYPPGHDLLAGKVVVVTAAAGTGIGSAVARRCLEEGASVVISDWHERRLAEKAAELSELGKVHAITCDVTDESQVQAVVAGAVGQFGRIDVMINNAGLGGTRSVLEMTDDEWSRVLDITLTGTFRCTRAALRRFVEQGGGGAIVNNASVIGWRAQKGQAHYAAAKAGVMALTRCSALDAADHGVRINAVAPSLAMHPFLAKVTSDELLRELEGREAFGRAAEPWEVANVMVFLASDYASYLTGEVVSVSSQHP; this comes from the coding sequence GTGATTCCCCAGTACCCACCCGGTCACGACCTGCTCGCCGGAAAAGTCGTGGTCGTCACCGCCGCGGCGGGCACCGGCATCGGCTCCGCCGTCGCCCGGCGCTGCCTGGAAGAAGGCGCGAGCGTGGTGATCAGCGACTGGCACGAACGCCGGCTCGCGGAGAAGGCCGCCGAGCTGTCCGAGCTGGGCAAGGTGCACGCGATCACCTGCGATGTCACCGACGAATCCCAGGTCCAGGCTGTGGTGGCGGGCGCGGTGGGCCAGTTCGGCCGGATCGACGTGATGATCAACAACGCCGGGCTCGGCGGCACCCGCTCGGTGCTGGAGATGACCGACGACGAATGGTCCCGCGTCCTGGACATCACCCTGACCGGCACGTTCCGCTGCACCCGCGCGGCGCTGCGGCGGTTCGTCGAGCAGGGCGGCGGGGGCGCGATCGTGAACAACGCGTCGGTGATCGGGTGGCGCGCCCAAAAGGGACAGGCGCACTACGCCGCCGCGAAGGCCGGGGTGATGGCGCTGACCCGCTGCTCCGCGCTGGATGCCGCCGACCACGGCGTGCGGATCAACGCCGTCGCCCCGAGCCTGGCCATGCACCCGTTCCTCGCCAAGGTCACCAGCGACGAGCTGCTGCGCGAACTGGAGGGCCGGGAAGCGTTCGGCCGCGCGGCCGAACCGTGGGAGGTCGCCAACGTGATGGTCTTCCTCGCCAGCGACTACGCGTCGTATCTGACCGGTGAAGTCGTTTCCGTGTCCAGCCAGCATCCTTAA
- a CDS encoding acyl-CoA dehydrogenase family protein: MEETRFRREIADWLADNLTGEFAAVRGLGGPGREHEAFDLRLAWERHLAAAGWTCVGWPAEFGGRGLSLDEQVVFHEEYAASGAPARVNHIGEQLLGPTLIAFGTPEQRERFLPKIVAVEELWCQGYSEPGAGSDLAAVSTSAELRGGEWVVNGQKIWTSLAHVADWCFVLARTEQGSKRHRGLSYLLVPLGQDGVTVRPIQQLTGTSEFNEVFFDDARTPASMVVGEPGDGWRIAMATLGFERGVSTLGQQIGFRRELDGIVAEAKRLGTWDDPLLRADLDRARMGLRVLRAHALRTLGQDAGPEVAVGKLMWAQWHRGLGELAVRARGARSLVADGELDEWQRLFLFTRADTIYGGSDEIERTIIAERVLGLPREARP; encoded by the coding sequence GTGGAGGAGACGCGATTCCGCCGCGAGATCGCGGACTGGCTCGCGGACAACCTGACCGGCGAGTTCGCCGCGGTGCGGGGCCTGGGCGGCCCGGGACGGGAGCACGAGGCGTTCGACCTGCGGCTGGCGTGGGAGCGGCATCTCGCGGCGGCGGGGTGGACGTGCGTGGGCTGGCCGGCCGAGTTCGGCGGGCGCGGGCTGTCACTCGACGAGCAGGTCGTCTTCCACGAGGAGTACGCGGCCTCGGGCGCCCCGGCGCGGGTCAACCACATCGGCGAGCAGCTGCTCGGCCCGACGCTGATCGCGTTCGGCACGCCGGAGCAGCGGGAGCGGTTCCTGCCGAAGATCGTCGCGGTCGAGGAGCTGTGGTGCCAGGGCTACTCCGAGCCGGGCGCCGGGTCCGACCTGGCCGCGGTGTCGACGTCGGCGGAGCTTCGCGGCGGCGAATGGGTGGTCAATGGGCAGAAGATCTGGACCTCGCTCGCGCACGTCGCGGACTGGTGCTTCGTTCTCGCCCGCACCGAGCAGGGCTCGAAGCGGCACCGCGGCCTGTCCTACCTGCTGGTTCCGCTCGGGCAGGACGGCGTGACGGTGCGGCCGATCCAGCAGCTGACCGGCACCTCGGAGTTCAACGAGGTGTTCTTCGACGACGCCCGCACCCCCGCCTCGATGGTGGTCGGCGAGCCGGGCGACGGGTGGCGGATCGCGATGGCGACCCTCGGGTTCGAACGCGGGGTGTCCACGCTGGGCCAGCAGATCGGGTTCCGGCGCGAGCTGGACGGCATCGTGGCCGAGGCGAAACGGCTGGGTACCTGGGACGATCCGCTGCTGCGCGCCGACCTGGACCGCGCCCGGATGGGCCTGCGGGTGCTGCGTGCCCACGCCCTGCGCACCCTGGGCCAGGACGCGGGCCCGGAGGTGGCGGTCGGGAAGCTGATGTGGGCGCAGTGGCACCGCGGGCTCGGCGAACTGGCGGTGCGGGCGCGGGGCGCGCGCTCGCTGGTCGCTGACGGCGAGCTGGACGAATGGCAGCGGCTGTTCCTGTTCACCCGCGCCGACACCATCTACGGCGGCTCGGACGAAATCGAACGCACCATCATCGCCGAGCGCGTGCTCGGCCTGCCCAGGGAGGCCCGCCCGTGA
- a CDS encoding FadD3 family acyl-CoA ligase — MGQTTIPAVVRDAAAKFGESEALVDGDLRLDYRTVLERVRTVARAFLARGIAPGDRIAINLPNTHHWVLTALGALYAGATLVPVNTRFTGAETVDLLVRSRARALVVAADFLGADRWSAIRATGTDLPGLTAIVRVPLEQPHEPVTGTLGWDEFLTGAERVPEADAEARADAVSPDDISDILFTSGTTGRSKGVLSAHRQVVDVAAAWAECGQVTGADRYLVINPFFHSFGYKAGIVVGLLTGATLVPQAVFDVRATLEVIERERISVLPGAPTVFRSLLHEPDRGNTSSLRLAVTGAATVPASLVRKMRSELGFETVLTAYGLTEAVVVTMCRPGDDAELVASTSGRPTAGFDVAIRDGEILVRGPNVMLGYLDDPEATAKAIEGDGWLHTGDVGVLDDGGNLTITGRLKDMYICGGFNVYPAEVEHALTELDGVRDVAVVGVPDERMGEVGKAYVVGAGLDAEVVVAFCRERLANYKVPRFVEFVDELPRNASGKVLKRQLRRGETHE, encoded by the coding sequence ATGGGACAGACCACTATCCCGGCCGTTGTCCGCGACGCCGCAGCGAAGTTCGGCGAGTCCGAGGCGCTGGTCGACGGCGATCTGCGCCTGGACTACCGCACGGTTCTGGAACGTGTTCGAACCGTCGCGCGGGCCTTTCTCGCGCGTGGGATCGCGCCCGGCGACCGGATCGCGATCAACCTGCCCAACACCCACCACTGGGTCCTCACGGCACTCGGCGCGCTGTACGCGGGTGCGACGCTGGTGCCGGTCAACACGCGCTTCACCGGCGCGGAAACCGTGGACCTGCTGGTGCGCAGCCGCGCCAGGGCGCTGGTCGTGGCCGCCGACTTCCTCGGTGCCGACCGCTGGTCCGCGATCCGCGCGACCGGCACGGACCTGCCCGGCCTCACCGCGATCGTCCGGGTCCCGCTGGAACAACCGCACGAGCCGGTGACGGGCACGCTCGGCTGGGACGAGTTCCTGACCGGCGCCGAGCGGGTGCCCGAAGCCGACGCCGAAGCGCGGGCCGACGCCGTCAGCCCGGACGACATCAGCGACATCCTGTTCACCTCCGGCACCACCGGCCGCTCCAAGGGGGTGCTCTCGGCGCACCGCCAGGTGGTCGACGTCGCCGCGGCGTGGGCGGAGTGCGGTCAGGTCACCGGCGCCGACCGCTACCTGGTGATCAACCCGTTCTTCCACAGCTTCGGCTACAAGGCAGGCATCGTGGTGGGCCTGCTGACCGGCGCGACCCTCGTCCCGCAGGCCGTGTTCGACGTGCGGGCGACCCTGGAGGTGATCGAGCGGGAGCGCATCTCGGTGCTGCCCGGCGCGCCGACCGTGTTCCGGTCGCTGCTGCACGAGCCGGATCGGGGGAACACCTCGTCGTTGCGGCTCGCGGTCACCGGCGCGGCGACGGTACCGGCGTCGCTGGTCCGGAAGATGCGCTCGGAGCTGGGTTTCGAGACCGTGCTGACCGCCTATGGACTCACCGAGGCGGTCGTGGTGACCATGTGCCGTCCGGGTGACGACGCCGAGCTGGTCGCGAGCACTTCGGGACGGCCGACGGCGGGGTTCGACGTGGCGATCCGCGACGGCGAGATCCTGGTGCGCGGACCGAACGTGATGCTCGGCTATCTCGACGACCCGGAGGCGACCGCGAAGGCGATCGAGGGGGACGGCTGGCTGCACACCGGTGACGTCGGTGTCCTCGACGACGGCGGCAACCTCACGATCACCGGCCGCCTCAAGGACATGTACATCTGCGGCGGATTCAACGTCTACCCGGCCGAGGTGGAGCACGCCCTCACCGAGCTGGACGGAGTCCGCGACGTCGCGGTCGTCGGCGTGCCGGACGAGCGGATGGGCGAGGTGGGCAAGGCGTACGTCGTCGGCGCCGGGCTCGACGCGGAGGTGGTCGTCGCTTTCTGTCGCGAACGTCTCGCCAACTACAAGGTCCCGCGGTTCGTCGAGTTCGTCGACGAACTGCCCCGCAACGCTTCCGGCAAGGTGCTGAAGCGGCAGCTGAGGCGAGGAGAAACGCATGAGTGA
- a CDS encoding enoyl-CoA hydratase produces the protein MSEPVVRYERRGAVALVTMNRPDYRNAQNSAMTYALDDAFTRAVDDAEVKVIVLAGEGRHFSAGHDIGTPGRDVDQPFDRRAVVWWDHTTRKGGDQRFARESEVYLGMCRRWREIPKPMIASVQGACIAGGLMLAWICDLIVASDDAFFADPVVRMGIPGVEYFAHPWVLGSRAAKEVLFTGERFTVQQAREWGMINRIVPRAELAERTFELADRIAEMPQFGLALAKKAVNQAEDLMGMRSGMDSVFGLHHFAHAHNAETSTDSLGGQDARSMRDGAKR, from the coding sequence ATGAGTGAACCGGTGGTCCGCTACGAACGCCGGGGCGCGGTCGCGCTGGTGACGATGAACCGCCCCGACTACCGCAACGCGCAGAACTCGGCGATGACCTACGCGCTCGACGACGCGTTCACCCGCGCCGTGGACGACGCCGAGGTGAAGGTGATCGTGCTGGCGGGGGAGGGCAGGCACTTCTCGGCCGGGCACGACATCGGCACGCCAGGGCGCGATGTGGACCAGCCGTTCGACCGGCGCGCGGTGGTCTGGTGGGACCACACCACGCGGAAGGGCGGGGACCAGCGGTTCGCCCGCGAGTCCGAGGTGTACCTGGGGATGTGCCGCCGGTGGCGGGAGATCCCGAAGCCGATGATCGCCTCGGTGCAGGGCGCGTGCATCGCGGGCGGGCTGATGCTGGCCTGGATCTGCGATCTGATCGTGGCCTCGGACGACGCGTTCTTCGCCGATCCGGTGGTGCGCATGGGGATTCCGGGTGTGGAGTACTTCGCGCACCCGTGGGTGCTCGGATCCCGTGCGGCCAAGGAAGTCCTGTTCACCGGCGAGCGGTTCACGGTGCAGCAGGCCCGGGAATGGGGGATGATCAACCGGATCGTGCCGCGCGCCGAGCTGGCGGAGCGGACCTTCGAGCTGGCGGACCGGATCGCCGAGATGCCCCAGTTCGGGCTCGCGCTGGCCAAGAAGGCCGTCAACCAGGCCGAGGACCTGATGGGCATGCGGTCCGGAATGGACTCGGTGTTCGGCCTGCACCACTTCGCCCACGCGCACAACGCCGAGACCTCGACCGACTCGCTCGGCGGGCAGGACGCGCGGTCGATGCGGGACGGAGCGAAACGCTGA
- a CDS encoding acyl-CoA dehydrogenase family protein: protein MDLDIDAESAAFRDEVREWLASQVRALPSMDTAEGFAAHREWEAQLAEARLSVVSWPREYGGRDASLLQWVLFEEEYYAAGAPGRVSQNGIFMLGPTLFAHGTREQRDRILPPMARGDQVWAQAWSEPEAGSDIAALRSSAVRTDGGWLLSGQKTWSSRAAFADRAFGLFRTDPAEHRHRGLTYFMVDLRAEGVSVRPIPQLDGEPGFAEIFLDNVFVPDEDVIGEPGQGWRVAMTTANNERGLSLRSPGRFLAAADRLVKLWRDKDEPAAVRDRVADAWIGARAYQLYTFGTVSRLAEGGDLGPESSVNKLFWSHLDVDLHETALDLLGPDGETDRGWVDGYLFSLAGSIYGGTDQIQRNTIAERLLRLPREARR, encoded by the coding sequence ATGGACCTCGACATCGATGCGGAGTCGGCGGCCTTCCGCGACGAGGTGCGGGAGTGGCTGGCTTCGCAGGTGCGTGCGTTGCCGTCGATGGACACCGCGGAGGGCTTCGCCGCGCACCGGGAGTGGGAAGCGCAGCTGGCGGAGGCCCGGTTGTCGGTGGTGTCCTGGCCGCGCGAGTACGGGGGCCGGGACGCCTCGCTGCTGCAGTGGGTGCTGTTCGAGGAGGAGTACTACGCGGCGGGCGCGCCCGGCCGGGTCTCGCAGAACGGGATCTTCATGCTGGGCCCCACGCTGTTCGCGCACGGCACGCGGGAGCAGCGGGACCGCATCCTGCCGCCGATGGCGCGTGGCGACCAGGTGTGGGCGCAGGCGTGGTCCGAACCCGAGGCGGGCAGTGACATCGCCGCGTTGCGCAGCAGTGCCGTGCGGACCGACGGCGGATGGTTGCTGTCCGGGCAGAAGACGTGGTCTTCGCGGGCGGCGTTCGCGGACCGTGCGTTCGGGTTGTTCCGGACCGATCCGGCGGAACACCGGCATCGCGGGCTGACCTACTTCATGGTCGACCTGCGGGCCGAAGGGGTGTCCGTGCGGCCGATTCCGCAGCTCGACGGCGAGCCGGGGTTCGCCGAGATCTTCCTCGACAACGTCTTCGTGCCCGATGAAGACGTGATCGGAGAGCCGGGGCAGGGCTGGCGGGTCGCGATGACGACGGCCAACAACGAGCGTGGGCTTTCGCTGCGCAGCCCCGGCCGGTTCCTCGCCGCCGCGGACCGGCTCGTCAAACTGTGGCGCGACAAGGACGAGCCCGCCGCTGTCCGTGACCGCGTGGCCGACGCGTGGATCGGGGCCCGCGCCTACCAGCTCTACACGTTCGGCACCGTGTCCCGGCTGGCCGAGGGCGGCGATCTCGGGCCGGAGTCCAGTGTGAACAAGCTGTTCTGGTCCCATCTGGACGTCGACCTGCACGAGACGGCACTCGACCTGCTCGGCCCGGACGGCGAGACCGACCGCGGCTGGGTGGACGGCTACCTGTTCTCGCTCGCCGGGTCGATTTACGGCGGTACGGACCAGATCCAGCGCAACACCATCGCCGAACGACTGCTGCGACTGCCGAGGGAGGCCCGCCGATGA
- a CDS encoding acyl-CoA dehydrogenase family protein: MRFALSAEHRDFAASMHDFLDGADTAGAARTWAKGRHEAGLTVLRGLAQLGVPALLVDERHGGLGADPVDLVVAFESLGYHVVPGPLAETVAVAPAALTGETGERWLPLLAEGKALATVPVPLALDADIADVVVGADAVGDAEFVRSIDPARRLFRIPDATPLSGGRAFDLGVLAVSAQLLGAGQWLLDASVAYAKQRAQYGRLIGEYQAVKHLLADVVTHLELARPLVHGAAVTGDPRDVSAAKVKAGDAAYLAARTALQVHGAIGYTAEHDLGLRLTKVRALLGAWGDGGFHRERVLAR, encoded by the coding sequence ATGAGGTTCGCGTTGTCCGCGGAGCACCGGGATTTCGCGGCGAGCATGCACGATTTCCTGGACGGCGCCGACACCGCCGGTGCGGCCCGGACCTGGGCGAAGGGACGGCACGAGGCCGGGCTGACCGTCCTGCGTGGACTCGCCCAGCTGGGCGTGCCCGCGCTGCTCGTCGACGAGCGCCACGGCGGGCTCGGTGCGGATCCGGTCGACCTCGTGGTGGCGTTCGAGTCGCTCGGCTACCACGTGGTGCCCGGGCCGCTCGCCGAAACGGTGGCCGTCGCACCCGCCGCGCTGACCGGCGAGACCGGCGAGCGCTGGCTGCCGTTGCTGGCCGAGGGGAAAGCGCTGGCGACGGTGCCGGTGCCGCTCGCGCTGGACGCCGACATCGCGGATGTCGTCGTGGGTGCGGACGCGGTGGGGGACGCCGAGTTCGTGCGCTCGATCGACCCGGCCCGCCGCCTGTTCCGGATCCCGGACGCGACCCCGCTGAGCGGGGGACGGGCGTTCGATCTCGGGGTGCTGGCCGTGTCCGCGCAGCTCCTCGGCGCGGGACAGTGGCTGCTGGACGCCTCTGTCGCCTACGCGAAGCAGCGCGCCCAGTACGGCAGGCTCATCGGCGAATACCAGGCGGTCAAGCATCTGCTCGCCGACGTCGTCACCCACCTCGAACTGGCCCGCCCGCTGGTGCACGGCGCTGCCGTGACCGGGGACCCGCGGGACGTCTCGGCGGCCAAGGTCAAGGCGGGCGACGCGGCCTACCTCGCCGCGCGCACCGCGCTGCAGGTGCACGGCGCGATCGGCTACACCGCCGAACACGACCTCGGGCTGCGGCTGACGAAGGTGCGGGCGCTGCTGGGCGCATGGGGCGACGGCGGGTTCCACCGGGAGCGGGTGCTGGCCCGGTGA